A segment of the Peptococcaceae bacterium genome:
CATCGACTTTGGGTCCACCCCGTTTGTGGTCCAGCAGGCGCTGGCGGAGTGGGAGCGGCCCAAGGTGGAGCTAAACGGGGAGTTCAGGGAATACCCGAGGGTGGCGGGAGTATCGTCTTTTGGCGCTGGCGGCTCGAACGCCCATCTGGTTGTAGAAGAATACATATCGCCCCAAGAGGTGCGGCCTGCCGCGGCTGCAGATGCGTCAAACCCGGCGGTAATCGTCATATCGGCCAAAACCGAAGAGCGGTTGAACGAGCAGGCGAAAAGGCTTTTGGATGCGGTTAAAGAGGCTGAGCTTATGGACATCGCCTACACCCTGCAGGTGGGGCGGGAGGCAATGGAAGAGCGGCTGGCCTTTACCGCCGGCGATAAGCGGGAACTGGAAGAGAAACTGCAGGCGTTTATAGAGGGGCGGGACGGCATCGAGGGGCTTTATCGGGGAAATACCAGGCGGGGCAAAGAAGCCCTGGGCGTTTTGGCCTCGGACGAAGAGCTGCGGGAAACCTGCGAAAAATGGTTCCGGCGCAAGAAATACTCCAGGCTGCTGGACCTGTGGACGAAGGGGCTGGAGATAGACTGGGAGAAGCTTTACGGGGAGAACAGGCCTCGGCGGGTCAGCCTGCCAACTTACCCGTTTGCCCGGGAGCGGTACTGGGCGCCGGAAGGCGTCGCTGTTGGTGCGGTCTCCGGCAAAATGAAGGTGCTGGGTAATTATATCGAGCGCCCTGACCAGAAGAAAAAATGCTATTTGAAAAAAAGCTGGGAGGTTTGTCCCGCTGACTCTGCCGGAAGTTTTAAGGGGAACGTGGCCATACTGGCAACGCCGGAAACAAAAAGCTTGGCGCTTCGGCTGTCGCAGCTTTTGCCGGGCGGTGTGGTCTTTGATGCGGCTGGTATTGAATCAAGGCTGGAGTCGGGAGAAGAATGGAAAAAGTATGACGGCCTGATAGACCTGGTGGGGTGCGGCAAGGAAAAAAACGATTCGCTGGCCTGGATTGCGTGGCTTCAGAAAATGATTGAGACGGGTCAAAAAAATGGGTTGATGTTTCTAGGCGTGACCAAAGGATTGGAATCATATCAAAACGGTGTCGTTAATATGTCGGGGGCTTCCAGGGCCGGGTTGTACCGCCTGCTGCAAAGCGAATACGGGCATGTGCGCTCCAGGCATATGGACGCGGACACCTCTGTTGACGATGAAGCGCTGGCCCGGCAGGTAGCGGCCGAGTTTTGCCTGGCGGGTGACGATCCGGAAATATGCTACCGGGACGGAAAACGTTACCGGGCTTTTTTGGAGGAAACGGATGCAGGCGGGTGTTTGCCGCAGGCCGTAACTTTTCCTGAAGAACATGTGCTGTGGGTTACAGGCGGGACGCGAGGGCTGGGCTACCTGTGCGCCCGCTACTGCGCCGAGAGGTACGGCGTCAGGCGCGTGGTGCTTACGGGGCAAAAACCGCTGCCGCCCAGGGGGGAATGGGCTGCATATGAAAACAAGGAAGGTTTGGCGGCCCAAAAGATCAAAGCGGTTAGAGAACTGGAAAAACTGGGTGTGCAGGTAATGGTGCTCTCGCTTCCGCTGACGGATGTTAATGCTGTCCAAAAGGGCTTAAAGGAGGTAAAAAAGGCGATGGGCCCGGTTGGAGGGGTTATTCACTGCGCCGGCAGCATCGACCTGGAAACCCCTGCGTTTATTCGAAAACCGCTCCAGGGAATTAAAAAAGTGCTTGATCCCAAAGTTTACGGGCTGGAGGTCCTTTATAATGCCATGCGCGATGAGCCGCTGCAGTTTTTTATCCTGTTTTCGTCCGTTTCGGCGGCTGTTCCGGCTCTGGCGGCGGGGCAAATAGATTATGCCATGGCCAATGCGTTCATGGATTATTTCGCGGAGGCAAATGCAAGGAAGTGTCCTGTTGTCAGCATCCAGTGGACAAGTTGGAAGGAGACGGGGATGGGAGAAGTAAAAAGCAGGGTGTACCGGCAGGCGGGCTTTCTCAGCCATACCGACGAGGAAGGTCTGGAGTTCCTGGACCATATTATTTCAACAAGAATGGGGCCTGTCGTCTTGCCGGCAGTAGTCAACCCGGATTTATGGAGGTCTTACGGTTTGATGAAGCCAAAGATTCAACAGGAGCCCGCGGCATTATCCGGAGAAAGGATTTCCGATTCTATTGATGGGCCAAAATTGCGGGGCAAAACTACGGACCAGGTCCGTTCGTGGCTGGCCGGGTTGTTTGCCGCGGAGTTAAGGATTGAAATCTCCAAGCTGGAACCTGATAAACCGTTTGCGGAATACGGGGTTGATTCAATACTGCTGGCGCAATTGCTGCGCTCTATCAATCAAGCGGTGTCACTGGATTTGGAACCGTCCATTTTATATGAGTATTCAACGCTGGATTCACTTGCCGCCTGGCTGGCTGACAGGCATGCTCAAGCCTTATCCGCATATGCCGAACATGAAGGGTCCGCGCGGCAAGACCCGCAGGTCGGGCTGGAACCTGCCTGGAGAATGCGGGACGAAGCTGACAGGAAAGAAGCGGCTTCCCTGGGCACGGCTGTGGTTGGGATGTCCTGCCGCTTTCCGGGAGCGAATAACCTGGAAGAATACTGGCGGTTGCTGGTGGAAGGGCGTTCGGCGATCCGCCCGGTTTCCCGGGAACGCCGCGGCTACGGAAGCCAGTTTTACGGGGGCTTTTTAGAAGACATTGCCTGTTTTGATCCCAGGTTTTTCTTGATTTCCGAGGAAGACGCCAGGGCGATGGATCCCCAGGCCTTACTCGTGCTGGAGGAGTGTTTAAAACTGTGGTATCAAGCGGGATACTCGCACCAGGAACTCAAGGGAAAACAGGTGGGGGTCTACCTAGGGGGGCGCGGCTGCTGCCCGCCGGGTGAAGCCGTTCTCAGCAAGGCGCGCAATCCCATCATGGCGGTTGGCCAGAACTACCTTGCAGCAAACGTTTCACAATTTTTCGACCTGCGGGGACCAAGCATCGTTGTGGATACCGCCTGTTCCTCGGCGTTGGTCGCCGTGAATTTGGCGGTTCAAGCCTTGAACAGCGGTGAAATTGAATCCGCTGTCGTGGGGGGAGTAAATGTTTTGAACTCTGAGGCGACTCACCGCCTGTTTGCGCAGAGGGGGCTTTTGAATCCCGGCCCGTCCTTTCATGCTTTTGACCGGCGTGCCGCGGGAGTAGTGCTGGGAGAAGGTGTGGGCGTTGTCCTGTTAAAGAAGGTGGAGCAGGCCCTGGCCGACGGTGACCAGATATACGCGGTAATAAAATCGGTAGCCATAAACAATGATGGGCGGACCGCGGGCCCGGCAACCCCAAACCTGCAGGCGCAAAAGGAGGTTATGCAGGCCGCCCTGGCGAGAAGCGGAAAGAAGCCCGAAGAAATCAGCTACCTGGAAGCAAACGCTTCCGGGAGCGAGGTGACGGACCTGCTCGAATTAAAAGCCGTTTCTGCTGTTTACCGTTCCTCAAGCAAAGCACCGCTGTGGTTGGGATCGGTGAAACCCAATATAGGGCATCCCTTATGCGCCGAAGGTGCGGCCAGCCTGATCAAGGTGGTGCTGATGCTGCAGCGCGGGCAATTCGTCCCGTTTTTGTCCGGCGAACAACCCATGAAGCATTTTGTTAAAGAGCAGTTCCCGTTTGGTTTTTGCCGTGAACCGGCCGCATGGGCAGGCATGTCCCGGGCCGCGGGAATAAACTGTTTTGCGGACGGCGGCACCAATGCCCATGCCATTGTGGAGGCCTGGGAGGATATAAGCCCGGCCCGGGCAAAGAGGAGCCCGCTCGTTCCCCCATCTATGGAACGTTATGACATTTACGGCCGAGAGGGCGCCGGTGATTTGAAAATGGTTTCTTCGGTTGACAAACAGGGGCTGCCCGGCGGTGCACCCAATATCTGGAAACGGGGAATAGTGGAGGGTTGAACTGTAATGAAGGAGAGTTTTTT
Coding sequences within it:
- a CDS encoding KR domain-containing protein, with the protein product IDFGSTPFVVQQALAEWERPKVELNGEFREYPRVAGVSSFGAGGSNAHLVVEEYISPQEVRPAAAADASNPAVIVISAKTEERLNEQAKRLLDAVKEAELMDIAYTLQVGREAMEERLAFTAGDKRELEEKLQAFIEGRDGIEGLYRGNTRRGKEALGVLASDEELRETCEKWFRRKKYSRLLDLWTKGLEIDWEKLYGENRPRRVSLPTYPFARERYWAPEGVAVGAVSGKMKVLGNYIERPDQKKKCYLKKSWEVCPADSAGSFKGNVAILATPETKSLALRLSQLLPGGVVFDAAGIESRLESGEEWKKYDGLIDLVGCGKEKNDSLAWIAWLQKMIETGQKNGLMFLGVTKGLESYQNGVVNMSGASRAGLYRLLQSEYGHVRSRHMDADTSVDDEALARQVAAEFCLAGDDPEICYRDGKRYRAFLEETDAGGCLPQAVTFPEEHVLWVTGGTRGLGYLCARYCAERYGVRRVVLTGQKPLPPRGEWAAYENKEGLAAQKIKAVRELEKLGVQVMVLSLPLTDVNAVQKGLKEVKKAMGPVGGVIHCAGSIDLETPAFIRKPLQGIKKVLDPKVYGLEVLYNAMRDEPLQFFILFSSVSAAVPALAAGQIDYAMANAFMDYFAEANARKCPVVSIQWTSWKETGMGEVKSRVYRQAGFLSHTDEEGLEFLDHIISTRMGPVVLPAVVNPDLWRSYGLMKPKIQQEPAALSGERISDSIDGPKLRGKTTDQVRSWLAGLFAAELRIEISKLEPDKPFAEYGVDSILLAQLLRSINQAVSLDLEPSILYEYSTLDSLAAWLADRHAQALSAYAEHEGSARQDPQVGLEPAWRMRDEADRKEAASLGTAVVGMSCRFPGANNLEEYWRLLVEGRSAIRPVSRERRGYGSQFYGGFLEDIACFDPRFFLISEEDARAMDPQALLVLEECLKLWYQAGYSHQELKGKQVGVYLGGRGCCPPGEAVLSKARNPIMAVGQNYLAANVSQFFDLRGPSIVVDTACSSALVAVNLAVQALNSGEIESAVVGGVNVLNSEATHRLFAQRGLLNPGPSFHAFDRRAAGVVLGEGVGVVLLKKVEQALADGDQIYAVIKSVAINNDGRTAGPATPNLQAQKEVMQAALARSGKKPEEISYLEANASGSEVTDLLELKAVSAVYRSSSKAPLWLGSVKPNIGHPLCAEGAASLIKVVLMLQRGQFVPFLSGEQPMKHFVKEQFPFGFCREPAAWAGMSRAAGINCFADGGTNAHAIVEAWEDISPARAKRSPLVPPSMERYDIYGREGAGDLKMVSSVDKQGLPGGAPNIWKRGIVEG